The following proteins are co-located in the Thermodesulfobacteriota bacterium genome:
- a CDS encoding pyridoxal phosphate-dependent aminotransferase: MAISEKVKNALEGASWVRRMFEQGEELKKIYGEENVYDFSLGNPNLEPPPSLKKALKALADQPIPGMHRYMPNNGYVETRQAIAQYLAEESGLPFEEKHIVMTVGAAGGLNVVFKALLDEGDEVIVPTPYFMEFKYYIENSGGQIHLVDTKEDFSLDVEAIEKAIGPKTKAVLINSPNNPTGVVYKEGALEALGRVLRERSQALKRTLYLITDEAYRRIVFDRIQLPIAFQFYPHTLRVTSHSKDLSLPGERIGYVAVNPFCEEVDELMAALVFANRTLGFVNAPALMQRLVAPLQRNSINIREYEEKRDLFYQALTSFGYEVVKPEGAFYLFPKAPIEDDLAFVKELQARRILTVPGRGFGKPGYFRIAYAVEKSVIEKALPGFKEVADLYGLKKT; encoded by the coding sequence ATGGCCATCTCTGAAAAGGTGAAGAATGCCTTGGAAGGCGCCTCATGGGTGAGGCGGATGTTCGAGCAGGGCGAGGAGTTGAAGAAGATCTACGGGGAGGAGAATGTGTACGACTTCTCCCTGGGAAATCCCAATCTCGAACCCCCTCCCTCTCTGAAGAAGGCGCTCAAGGCCCTCGCCGATCAACCCATCCCAGGCATGCACCGGTACATGCCTAACAACGGATATGTGGAGACCCGACAAGCGATCGCCCAATATCTGGCCGAAGAGTCGGGCCTCCCCTTCGAAGAAAAGCACATCGTGATGACCGTCGGAGCCGCTGGCGGGCTCAACGTCGTCTTCAAGGCCCTCCTCGACGAGGGCGACGAGGTCATCGTCCCCACCCCTTACTTCATGGAGTTCAAATACTACATTGAAAACAGCGGGGGCCAAATCCATCTGGTCGACACCAAGGAAGATTTCTCCCTCGACGTGGAAGCGATCGAGAAGGCCATCGGGCCGAAAACGAAGGCCGTCTTGATTAATTCGCCGAACAACCCCACGGGCGTCGTCTACAAAGAGGGCGCTCTGGAAGCCCTGGGAAGGGTCTTAAGAGAGAGGTCTCAGGCGTTAAAAAGAACCCTCTACCTCATCACCGACGAGGCCTATCGCAGGATCGTCTTCGACCGCATCCAACTCCCCATCGCCTTTCAGTTCTACCCTCATACCCTCCGGGTCACCTCCCATTCCAAGGACCTCTCCCTGCCCGGAGAGAGAATAGGCTACGTGGCGGTTAACCCTTTCTGCGAGGAGGTCGACGAATTGATGGCCGCCCTCGTCTTTGCCAATCGGACCCTCGGTTTTGTCAATGCCCCTGCCCTTATGCAGAGATTGGTAGCCCCTCTGCAGAGGAATTCGATCAACATCCGAGAGTATGAGGAGAAACGGGATCTCTTCTACCAGGCCCTGACCTCCTTCGGTTACGAGGTCGTGAAACCGGAAGGGGCCTTCTACCTCTTTCCCAAGGCCCCGATCGAGGACGACCTCGCCTTCGTCAAAGAACTCCAGGCGAGGAGAATCCTTACCGTTCCCGGCAGGGGGTTCGGCAAACCGGGCTACTTCAGGATTGCCTACGCCGTTGAAAAGAGCGTCATCGAAAAGGCCCTCCCGGGTTTCAAAGAGGTTGCGGACCTCTACGGCTTGAAAAAGACTTGA
- the kdsB gene encoding 3-deoxy-manno-octulosonate cytidylyltransferase: MHILAVIPARYGSTRFEGKPLAEILGKPMIQWVYEGVAQSRLVEKILVATDDRRIAQAVEGFGGEAILTSPDHPTGTDRVAEVARRTKATLIVNVQGDEPLIRGAIIDKAIRPLLRDESLPMSSLMTEIRDLRDWVNPNQGKVVVDGNGFALYFSRSPIPYPRDFTLEQILTDPDLKKDLLSRKLYKTIGLYVYRRDFLLKLSRIKPTPLEALEKLEQLRVLEKGYRIKMVSVDYEPIGVDTPEDLQKVRAVLSQTIGDNNP, translated from the coding sequence ATGCATATCCTGGCGGTGATCCCTGCCCGCTATGGATCGACCCGGTTCGAAGGAAAGCCTTTGGCCGAGATCCTCGGAAAACCGATGATCCAGTGGGTCTACGAAGGGGTGGCGCAATCGAGGCTGGTCGAAAAAATCCTGGTCGCTACGGATGATCGGAGGATCGCCCAAGCGGTTGAGGGTTTTGGGGGAGAGGCGATCCTGACCTCTCCGGACCATCCCACGGGAACGGACCGGGTTGCAGAAGTCGCCCGAAGGACGAAGGCAACCCTTATCGTCAACGTCCAGGGGGATGAACCCCTCATCCGAGGGGCGATCATCGACAAGGCGATTCGTCCCCTTTTGAGGGACGAATCCCTCCCGATGTCCTCCCTGATGACGGAGATCAGGGACCTCCGAGATTGGGTCAATCCCAACCAGGGAAAGGTGGTTGTCGATGGGAATGGGTTCGCTCTCTATTTTTCGAGATCCCCTATCCCCTATCCAAGGGACTTCACCCTCGAACAGATCCTCACCGACCCCGACCTGAAAAAGGACCTCCTCTCCAGGAAATTGTATAAAACCATCGGCCTCTACGTCTACCGCCGCGACTTCCTCTTGAAACTCTCCAGGATCAAACCCACCCCTCTCGAAGCTTTGGAGAAGCTCGAGCAACTCCGGGTCCTTGAAAAAGGATATCGTATCAAGATGGTCTCGGTCGATTACGAGCCCATCGGAGTCGACACCCCGGAGGATCTACAGAAGGTGCGGGCCGTCCTCTCTCAAACGATCGGTGACAATAACCCTTAG